The bacterium genomic sequence CCCGATTCCGGGTCCTGGCCCAAGCGGTTCCTGACGTATACCAAATCAAGGATGTTCAGCCTCCCGTCACCCGTCACGTCAAGAACGGGCGCACCGTCGACGAATACGTATGCGAAGCCCCAGACCCACTTGACGCCCGGAACAACCTTTGCAAGGTCTCGTGCTTCCTTGTAACGGTATTCGGCCCTGAGGTAGAGCCACCCGTAGACGACGTACTCCCCTGGGCGCCAAGGGGCCAGGTCATGGGGCTCTCCGCTTGTGAGGAAGAAACCTCTGGCTTGCAGTTCTGCGTCAGCCGCCTCTCGGTCGGCTCCAGATTCGTATTGAACATAAAGGAACGTCACAAAAGGGAAGCATTCTCTCGAGCATTCGCATAGCCAGGCGTTGTCACAATCAATCAAATCCTTGGTGCCGAGAACGCCCGCGATGCCCAGCGGCAGAGCCAATGCCTCCTGTCTGGGCATGGCTTCGGGTGCCCGCCAAGCGGTGCCCTTGCCTGCCAAGGCCCCCATCAGGGGCCTGAGGAACGTGAAGTCTTGGCTCGAGAGCTCACCGCGCAGTCCGGCAAGCGCCTGGGGGGCCAGAGCCCCGTCTTCCAGTACACCGACGTAGACAGGCGTCGCAGCTTGTGCAGCAGCAACCGAGATCAAACATACGGCAAACGACAGAGCGATTCGTCCGATCATGGCTTGACTCCTCTCTCAAGTTTCATCAGAACGGGTCCGCAGCTTCATTGTCCGCAATCGTGTTGTTCTCTATATCGGCCACG encodes the following:
- a CDS encoding dockerin type I repeat-containing protein; its protein translation is MIGRIALSFAVCLISVAAAQAATPVYVGVLEDGALAPQALAGLRGELSSQDFTFLRPLMGALAGKGTAWRAPEAMPRQEALALPLGIAGVLGTKDLIDCDNAWLCECSRECFPFVTFLYVQYESGADREAADAELQARGFFLTSGEPHDLAPWRPGEYVVYGWLYLRAEYRYKEARDLAKVVPGVKWVWGFAYVFVDGAPVLDVTGDGRLNILDLVYVRNRLGQDPESGDNLKADINGDGRINILDLIILRNLMSS